AAATGACAAGCACATTAGCCAGCCATCCGAAGACAAGCATAACAGGAGTGAcatcaaaaacacaaaaaaaaattatgacagGTAGAACTAGGAGAATAAGCCGCGTACTTAGAGCACTAAGCATAAAACATCTCTGGATGTTTAGTAGTAACTTGTCACCAGGTTTAGATGAAACTTTATATTTACGGAGTACAAGAAATGTAGGAATGAAGAAGGGGAGGAAGAGAACTATCTCCTATAAATTTTCAAACATACCTACCACAATAAAACTAAGTTATTACAATATATGACAATGAAGCTTGGAACCTACAATTACAGAACCTAAATAAAAGTCTTTCAAAATTAGCAACAGAAACCACATACAAAATGTTGGGAACAGTGGTAAGTGAAATATACAATTTCAAATGGTAAACAGACAGGAAAGACTGAACCAACCAAAGGAACAATCTACAATGATTAAAGAttaaaaaaggagaaaatcCATACCGGTTATCATCATAAAAATCAGTCAAGTTTTGAATCTCCACATACTCAAGACCAGCCTCTCTAGCCAACCTGCAGACAATTATTCAAAAATGGTTTTCCCAAAAAAGAACTGTAATGCTATCCATAGACGACAGTCATCTAGAAGATCATTCGGTAAATGAAGTAACGGTCCCTATAAGAAGAGGTATGACCACCTAATTGCAAGTCCCATGGCAAGATGCCCAAGGTCCACATCTACTAAGGTTTTACATTAACTGACATCAGGCTACAATTGTAAATCCGGTTTAACCAAGGGGATCATCACACAAATATTGACCCTTTTGCTAGTAGATAGGGGGAGAACAGATAGTGTTGACAAGATAAAAGTTGACCTAATCAAGCTTGGAAAATGAACCAGGCAATGGGTTTCAGCAGAAATTTCATTCGCAAACTTCAACTGGTACTTTTTTCCAAAGAATGGGAACCTGGATATCAATTGAACATGTACCAGGAACTGTCAAACAACTCATAAAAAACTCCAAGAATATCCAATAAAGCagaaaaatttaatttcttgtttactTCTCTTCCTCGACTTCAAAAGTGATCATATAGCTTTCTGATCTGATACAGTTAGGGACAATGTTGGGCTTCATTCCACTGCTCTTGTTGTGGTATGCTTCTACATTTTTCTGGTACTTTGCCCTGCACAGACGGCTAGTTACACTGTAGAGCTAACAAATATGCTAAAATGTATAGAGTTTTATGATATTAGACTACATATGTGAAATGGATGACAAAGATGAGTTTACCAAAACCTTGAATATGAACCAttaccaaaaaccaacttaGAATAAATGAATTGGAAACAAGCAGCAGCTATATAGCCAGAAGCGAGAATTAGTCCATTGGAACTGACTTCATAACTTGAAGAACAAtagaatgaaaaattttgacacAAGGGCCAAATGCATAACAACCCTTAATATATGAAGACGAAGAACTTGATATCTTGCAAAGCTTACACAAAAGCAAGGACATGACCAAACATATACATAACATTTACAAAGATGGCTAAGAAATTATCAAACTTGTTGCGCATACCATATAGTAGATGAGTCAGGAGTAATACCGAAAAAATAACCTCCTGGTTTCAGCAAAGATGAAACATTATGCAACAGTCTCTTCGCTTTGTCCTCTGTCTCAAAGCAAAGCTGCAATAGATAATAGCAACTTCACTCCACCAGATACttatttttcatcttttatttcaAGGTCTCAATTTTGTGTAGGAGAAGTTTTTCCTCCAGTGTCAATAAAGAATATATGCCAGGTAAAATGACATTAAGTAGTagaattttaattgaaacctgCAAATGGTGCAAGCAGCAAATGACATCAGCCTGAATCTCTTTGTCCTGCAGATGCAAGCTTATATCTTCCTGCATAAAAGCATTCACGACCCAAGTATCTTAACTACATAGAAAGTTTGCAAGCAACAAAAAGGATCCAAATTTAAGTCCATATGAAATTCATGGATATACTTTAGGAGGGAAACAATTGGGGCAGGATGAAAGGAAGGATTAACTAGATCAACCAAAGCAAGCTACTTTTAATCAATTTTTAACACTTGGTGAAAGTATtgatggaagaaaggtacatgAATCTAATTGATACTCATCCAACCTTAAAAATGTAAACCATCATTGCCAAAACTTACGCAAAACTTCGAACCAAGGAGGAACTAATGCTGGGGAAAAAGGaagtctttctttttctttaaaaaaaaatcaaatccaaTATCTGATTAGGGCTAAACGAGAAAAATCATTAAATTCCCAGAAGCCAACTTAAAAGAGACAAGGTAAAAAAAATGCAGTAGTAGTAGAACGCAGGGGGAGGAGCTCACAGTGCAGGGCTCGAGCTCAAAGAAGTCAGAAGTGTAAGACTTGCGCTGACTCTCCCAAGCTTCTCTTACTTCTCCCACGCCCGACGTGCCCACATCTAATCAATCAAACAGCAAAAGAGTaaacaaagaaattttaaaTATCAACCACATTCATTTCAATATAAAAGCACATTGAACACTTTAGAAAAGCcaacaaagggaaaaaaatcatTGAAATTAAGAAAAGAGAATTGGACAAGAGCAGCGGTAGTAGTACCAATGCCGATGTAGTGACCAATTTGAGCATCGTCCCACTTGTCTTCATCCGCTACTTTCCCACAATACAATTCACATACAGTTGCATATGGCGACACGAATATTTTGATGAGAGCTGTTTTCACGACTTCGATGAGTCTGTGGTGGGTCGACTCTGATAGTATCCTTTGACTCGGGTACGAACCCGCCAGCATCTTCTTGTTAATTTTaggttaaaatttgaaaaattcttcaaaGCCCTAGTTTTTAAATTTAACGATTCTATTGCAGAGGCAACGAAGGAGGAGGACGACTTCCGGGGACTCGAGACGAGGAGAGACCGTTTTATTCAGAATTTCTGAAGTCGTGGGGGAAAGCGTTGTGTAGAGGTCCACATCGAAGTCGGGATTCTGAGACAAATAAAACGGCACGCTTTCTTCGTCTAAAGGGATTTtgagttgaattttttttttaaaaaaaaagaaaaggttttaGGAGAGCTTATTTTATTTGTTCGTTTTAACTTTTAACTTGCAAAGGTGCAGAACGACAATTAAGACGGATGCCCGCGAGGGGCCAATGGGAccgggaaaatattttcccccAATTAAAAAACGAGGCGAGGGAGTATATCCTCTACCAGCCACccgttaaaaaaattaaataaatatataaaatatttaatttaattaattacaactttctaataatgatattattaattataagtattatataatatatattagtatatgtCATATAATTGATACTATcaattatattaataattatacatgtctactaatagaaattattaattagttatattaaatttactaatacatttatactaaattcctaattacacttaacacaataacacttttttctcaaaaaaaaaatacaataatgacTTTGtgattatatttgtttcaaaaatgaaaatttgactactttagttgtatttatctTATCATATTGGattttattcaaataacttttgtttaattatttttatgactttcaattgtaaaattagaATGAATAATGACTTGATGATATATTAATACTTAAGTACTTGATtctttacttaaaaaaaaagtacttgATTCTTTActaaaatttgattaaaataaaattataggACAAATTTTCATTGACCTCGCGGAGGAAACAAGGTGGAGCGGGGACGAGGTGGAGGGCGGGAGGAATTAGTGGGCAGCGATCCTCGTCCCATTGCCATTCCTACAAAGGTGCTTAGAATTGTAATGCCTCTAGTTCATATCTTAGTGGTCCTATATCCTCACCGCAATAGCAAAACATGCCAAAGACAAACGCAAACCCTAACTTATGGTTTTGGCTTTTGCCCGAACCAAACCAATGTTGCTAGTTAATACTAACTACTTAATACTCACTGTAGCATTAGCTTCTAATTTGATTGGTTATTAACAGTGGACAATGACTGCAATTTCCTAAGATAAGTGGTGCATATTGTCAAAGTCCTACACTACTCATTCCAAACCCTACATGCAGTTCATGCTAAGTTTGGAATAGGCAAGGCCAATGTAGTTGTAGTTCTGTCTAGTTCTGCACAGTATTTTGCTTATTACATTATTTTGTACACGATCACATTATATTGCTATATGTATAGGAAAATCGATGTATATGAATAAAATTAGAATCATGGCGTGAAATCAATTTTTATCATCAACAAGCAATAATAAaaactttttgaagttttatctAAGCACTggataagaatataaaaaagacAAGTCGGTGCATTGTAAAATCATATAGCTTTTTTAAGCATAGGAAGTTTGGATTACAAAATAGAAGAACCCTACTTTTAATTTGGCTCCACAAAAGCGTGCAGGCGCTTTCAGTTAGGCTCCTCAAAAGCGTGCAGATTATTTGAAGTTGAGCAAAACCTATTTgaagttgagcaaattattTGAGTAGCCACTGAACTTTTGAATAGTCAAGATTTGGCTATTTAATTGTTAATAGCATGTTTTTAATCATTGAACTATTAAAAGTGTAAGTTTTAAGCCATTTTGTTTGATTCCATCATTAATTCAATAGATATAAGGATTCGCACAATTTATGAGATATATTATTAATGGTTAGAAATGGCAAAATTGATGATAAAATTAGACGAAATAatccaaaatttacacttttaaTGAGTTGGCGGGTACAAACATATTACTGAGTAGCCAAAATTCAACTATTCAAAAAGTTTAGCGGATACCTCAATAATTTGCTCTTTGAAGTTTTGGTTGATTGATGATACACACATACAGGGGAGCTATTCGTATCAAGAACAcgctctctcttgctctcaatGTAATGTAAAGGATATCCTGACGGCCAGTTGATTTCTTTAGAACTTTCACATAGATAGAGAGGGAGGGAAAGAGATGAGCAGCTCAGAGACCCTGGTGGAAGCGGCACTACGAGTGCTCAACACGGCTGACCCAGTTGAAAAGGCCCGGCTGGGTGACGAAGTAGCTAATAAATGGCTACAGGGTCTCATCACTCAGGCCTATGACCCATCCCAAGACGTCATTGTACCGGATCGCCCTGCTAGGCTTAGCAACGTTAGTGATTTTCTGACTGTTATGAAATATGATCTTGTTTACTTCAATATCGTTCCATTTCTTTTAACTGTTCGACGAAATGCCTCAATGAATTTGAGATCACAAGTGAAGGTGTTGAAGGTGCTAACTGATTAAAGACATTGTGCAGGTGAAACTAGTGTCACCTAGCATGATGCCGAAACTGGGCAAAGCTGGAAGCTTGCAGAGTAGACAAGCCATTGTACACAGTCTTGTCCACACTGAGAGCTGGGCCGTTGACTTATCTTGGGTAatatttgcttttcttttcttgtagttgTTTATCATTTTTATCCCTTTGCAGTTTTATCATTTACATGTTAATACTACTGCTGTTAATAGCGTCAAAAGTCAGACCAATTTGGTTCATACTTTTAATTCTAATTTTATCTGGTTATTGGTTTTGTGTGGTCTCTATTTAGTCATGGGATACGCATTTCTAAACAATTTTATTTCCAGTTCTCTTTTAACTACTTTCCCTTTGATATATTAACATTGTACTTTTGTTATAGGATATAATTGCTCGTTTCGGCAAGCAAGAGTGCATGCCCAGAGATTTTTTCACTGACTTCGTGAAGGTGGCACAAGATGAAGGTCGGCATTTCACCCTGCTTTCTGTGCGGCTTGAAGAACTAGGATCATTTTATGGAGCTTTACCTGCCCATGATGGTCTCTGGGACTCTGCTATGGCTACTTCTAATGATTTGTTGGCACGTTTGGCTATTGAACATTGCGTTCATGAGGTTAGTGTCTTTTTTGTTGCTGGCCAATGGAAGAATGTCACAATGATCAATGGGCATTTAGTTCTTGGAATATGAGTTGCAGAGTATACAGAGCTCTCTGAACTCTTGAAAATATGTACTTGGCTGGATGGAATTATGTATGTCATTTCCCCTCTTAATTATTCTCAATTATTATTAAAATCAACCTCATGAACTCTAGAAATAATTGCAGGCTCGAGGGCTGGATGTGATCCCGACGACAATATCTCGCTTCCGCAATGGGAGAGATGATCAGACTGCTGGCCTGCTGGAGAAAGTCATTTACCCTGAAGAGATTACGCATTGTGCTGCAGGAGTTAAGTGGTTTAGGTATCTTTGCTTGAGGTCCAGAAATCCAGATGTGATTGATGGATTGCTGATGCCACAGAAAAATGAAGTTAACTACAGTGATAATGATGTGGAAGCTGATGATGAAGTAATTCGGATGTTTCATGCAACTGTCAGGAGATACTTTAGGGGCCCATTAAAGCCTCCTTTTAATGAGACAGCCAGAAGAGCTGCTGGATTCGGTTCTCAATGGTACGAGCCTTTGGCTATCAAAGATGTAGCAACTGAATGAGTTGATAGTGTTTTAGATTCTTTGACACCACTAACTGCGATAAGGTTTTTCTCGCCATTCATTCTCCTTGTGACGGCATTTTCCTGTGTTTACCAGCTATACAATTACCTATTGAAATTCGTAGATTATTTGTAGACTCTTGTATTTGACCAGCACTACATAGTTTTGCTAGCTTTGCTTTGTGCTACGATACAGAGAAACAGAACGGAGACTTGATATTATATAGTGAACAAACGTGCCCCTAGGACAATTAATAAGGGGTCCTTATCGAGTATCACTAATAAAACCTACGAAATCAACTCATGATGTGTTtctatcaattttgttttatatttgtcgCGTTTTACATTATGGTAGCATAATTTGGAGTTCATTTTATGAATAAGTTTCTAGAATTAAGGacattctctttttcttttcaatttggGATATCTCAAATTTCAAAACCATCTCATATCCATATGCTAGCATGCCGACAATAGTACagctgtttattttttatttttggaagactCCGAGTCTTATAACAATAACAGGAAGGGAGAAAGGGGATGGCTTGAGAGTCGAACATTTCAGTCTCCCGGCCAATGTTCTTACTAGCTAAGTTGGGTCTTGGAGGCATACAGGTGTTTAGCTTCTAGCTGAAGGTTTTGAAACATATTTAATGCTACTGTGATGGTCATGTATGACGATGGCAGTCCTGATATGAAACAGGCGATTTGATAGTCAAGCCTTCCCCTGTTCTGTGCTGCCAGTGCATTCTTGTCTTGATATGGAAAGGAGCGGTGTCGGAATAAAGAAATACTCTCGGATTCGTCAAAATGATTGATTTTTCGAGCAATTACTTATCTGGAGAAATTCCTGCAGAAGTTGCAAGCCTTGACGGTGTGATTGGTTGAATCTTTCAAGCGACAACAGGGTCTATCCGTCCAAAGCTCCAGCACCTGAGATAATTGAACTTCTTGATCTGTCTCACAACCATCTTTCTGGACATACATGATTATGATTATCTCGTTACATGTTATACCAATGGTCTAAACCATCAGATTTTTATGCCTTAAAATTCTTTATCAAACCACCTTATGTTGTTAGagattaagaaaattacaaaaaatgcAGCCGCGATTGCATCAAAAAAGACATCCATGGCACAAAACAACAACTAGGATAGGAGAAACAATGCAGAATCTGTACCCCCTTGGAGAAACATAGGCATACATTTTGTGGCGGCCTGCTTGTACATATAGTTCAATTTCCATCCTTTGCCAGGACAGCAAATACAAAGTCTAAGAAAAGAATTGCTCAAAATGCATTAAGTGGAAGAACCTTAACAATTTCAGGGGACAAGGCAGAAATGTTCACCCCTATTGTacattatttttcttaactGCAATGAAATAAGAAAGGGAGgtggaaaataaaaaatcacaCTTGTGTGAACTATGATCATTGAATTAAAGACAATCTTAAGAAGAACTAATATCTAATTACCGTTGAAAAATCTTCAAAGCAAAAAGTTGGAGCTCAGGAATAGAATTTTCCGCAAAATGGCACAACAAAGGTATGCTAACTAGCTAATTTCTGAAATGGCTGTTCTACACGTACATTGTACCCCCGTGACAACTCACAAAAGAAGTCTTCGAATGTCGGAAAAGTTTGAACGTAAAGCGGCGAGAAAAGCACCTGTAAAATACATCCACGTGTTCATAACTTTGACaatgaaatgaaaatgcacaTAAATGTAGCCGTTTCAgcgttcttcttctttttactAGTTGGTTGAAGAGAGGGAGCGAAAGCAAAGTCTGAGTTTGTATACGTGGACATATAAGAAAGAGTCGTTTCAAAGAATGGAGTGGACAGATACAAGACAAATTTGTATTTGTTTTTACTAGTGGACAGGATGAGCCAAGCGTACCTCCAACATGTCCGTCAAAAACACGATGGTCCGCTGACAGTGTTAAACTCATTTTTGTGACAACACCAGGCTTCTCAATTCCTGAAAAGTCCAAAATCAAATTAACCTCAAAAGCCAGGGATTAAAGCAACAAGAGACAATAAAGAACCATCGATTTCTTACCATCTGCTCCAACAACAGGCTCAACAACTTGATTGCCTCTACCAACTGCAAGAATGCCCGCCTGGATGGGTACACAAAAAAGATCCATTGGACAAGTTTCTAGActtcaaattcaaattgagAAACCAGAATTAAAAAATCTCCACTCCCTCAAGGGATGTTTGGAAGTATGTGTGCATGTCacagagtgagagagagagagagagagaacctgCGGGGGATTTATAATTGCACAAAAGTGGTCCACCGGAAACATTCCCAAATTTGAGATGCTGCAGAAGTATATAAATCATTAATGGCCAGAACAGAATATACAGAGCTGAAAGCGAAATCCAGATGCTTAAACATATTTACCTAAAAGTGCCACCCTGGAATTCATTTGGCTTAAGCTTTCCCGCTCTTGCTCTTTCAGCAAGTTCCTTGACCTTTTGTGCGCAAATGATCAGAAGATATAAAAGTACAAGTTAATCAGACACACAAGGACAAAGACAAAgtgacacacacacacacactcataCATGTGCTTGAAGTCACCAGCCAAAACATAAATCACTTCCTTAGTGAAAGCTAAAAAACAATACATTTTCAGactaaaaagaataacttagttctCAAGTCCACAACAAAAAATGAACAATTTAATGCAGAATTAGACACTGACAATTTCAAAACGGTTACGAGAGGAATGCTCGACCTTTCAGGAAAGCAATGAAACTACACCCTACGTAATACATTTTTATGGCAGGTAAAGAAGATGCTAAATAAactgttttttcattttttttgtgggggggggggggttggggtGGGGAGGGGAGAGATCGGTTTTGTAGTCATGATTCTAGCTGATCTTTAAGAGCAATTGCTGCTATTTTCCACCAAGTGAAATTGATTCTTCAGCAAACCTTCTTAACTGTCTTGTTTATTGGAGGATACGCAATTTCATCAGTAGACCATGCAGGCCAAGAATGGAGAAAATAAATTATCTTATACAAATTATGTTGAAAGTCTACAAGTCTTCTGCATATCAACCCTTCAGTGGAGAATATGGGGCTTAGGTAAGGTATTGCATTTGTGTATCTGAAAGTGAAAAGATTTAAACATCTGTTCATAGAAGTACCTCTAAGGAAATTGCTGATATGGATTTTTGATCAGCATTTCTAATAATAGGAGTCATCAAGCCCTGTAATTCACAAAGAATATAATGAGAGAAGTGAGTTTTATACCTTGACAAGAGTAGCAGATATTCAATTGAGTACCTTATCTGTAGCAACTGCAATTGATATGTCAACCGCATCAGAAAATAATGCTTCACCTTTTTTGACATCCCAGTAAGCTGCAGATTTGCATATTAAGATTCATTAGCAGCTTATGACCAGAAATAATACAAATAGAAAGCATCATGGTACAAATCCAAGAACTTAGTAATTACATAGATTATCTTTCATAAAGCAACAAGACGTAGAAAGATACATATATATCACAATTTCCCTAAAGTGCATGCATCCTATGTTCCTTTATGCCATGCCTAGATGATGCGCTCCTAGCTCGGGAGCTACCTATCTaccagaaaaaggaaaagacaatCTATTCCATTGAGAAGAGAATGGTTGGTTTGACTAACGAAATAAGTGGGAAATACAAAATCTAGGCAGGCCGGTAAATGTTCTTCCCCCGCCCTTGGAAGTTTCTAGGACACTAAACAGTCAAGTATTGGAAGAAGTTCCGATAGGATATGGTGTTATATCTATGCATAAATGATCATAATGTGTTTATTATTACATACGCCAAGAGGAGGGTTGCCAATTTGAAATCATCTGTGTGAACTAACAGCCGCATGTTGAAAAGACCATGTGCATTAGAAAATATCACGACATATTTTGAGCCCACAATCTTCCTCTTTGGTCATAGCAACAAGAACTTGACAGTTGAACACTTTCCCTTACCCAATACTTCTAACCGACTCCTTGTGACATGGACCTATATGATCCTAGTGACAAGGAGCTTAAAACAATTAGCAAACAATAAATGAGAATGACCTGAGTAATAACACTTCTACAACTGAAACAGCCACTGAAGTATTACTTTTTTCAAAGTTCTTTCATTGATCCAGCAAAAAATCTGGATATAAACAGAATGAAAACACTTCAAAAAACCACCACAGCATTCTATTGTCAAGTAATAGACCAACATGGCGTTTAGTTGGAGGAGCTAAAGCACTTATTTCTCCCTCAACTCTAAGAAAAAGATTGGAAATATAATGACAATGCAGAACTGAAAACCAGTTATAACGAAACCAGAGTCAGtccaaaacaagaaaatcttcaaTGGAGTTTTAAAACAGAACAGCTTCAGGCTCAATCAGGTTTCCATTACTACTAGTTTTAAAAGGTCAATTAATAACTCATCTTaccattttaaacttttattttgAGCTTAATGACAAATAACTCAACTCCGGAACAAACAGAAAAGACATAATGACACAACTTACCATTTGCTTCTGGGACATTTCTCAGTGCCATTGCAACAACTTTGACGACAATATCATTCACTGAAACtttaacatcaaaattttctgCAAGACAGAATTGTAATGCAAAAAGCTATGAACAAACCTCTCAAACGTAAACATGAACATAAACATAAACAtaaacataataataataataacaataacaataaaagaagaagcaagcacccatacccttgagctcctttctgaaggagagaagaggatcCAGGATGACATCTAGCAGAAATTACAAAA
This portion of the Coffea arabica cultivar ET-39 chromosome 2e, Coffea Arabica ET-39 HiFi, whole genome shotgun sequence genome encodes:
- the LOC113730726 gene encoding uncharacterized protein, encoding MSSSETLVEAALRVLNTADPVEKARLGDEVANKWLQGLITQAYDPSQDVIVPDRPARLSNVKLVSPSMMPKLGKAGSLQSRQAIVHSLVHTESWAVDLSWDIIARFGKQECMPRDFFTDFVKVAQDEGRHFTLLSVRLEELGSFYGALPAHDGLWDSAMATSNDLLARLAIEHCVHEARGLDVIPTTISRFRNGRDDQTAGLLEKVIYPEEITHCAAGVKWFRYLCLRSRNPDVIDGLLMPQKNEVNYSDNDVEADDEVIRMFHATVRRYFRGPLKPPFNETARRAAGFGSQWYEPLAIKDVATE
- the LOC113730725 gene encoding mRNA cap guanine-N(7) methyltransferase 2-like isoform X3; translated protein: MLAGSYPSQRILSESTHHRLIEVVKTALIKIFVSPYATVCELYCGKVADEDKWDDAQIGHYIGIDVGTSGVGEVREAWESQRKSYTSDFFELEPCTEDISLHLQDKEIQADVICCLHHLQLCFETEDKAKRLLHNVSSLLKPGGYFFGITPDSSTICRLCRAKYQKNVEAYHNKSSGMKPNIVPNCIRSESYMITFEVEEEKLAREAGLEYVEIQNLTDFYDDNRAQFAGMLQDSGHNFVDPRGRLLPRSYDVLGLFTTFIFQKPDPDIGPPLMTPVLEDGSHNNDEGDWLGNGWGDDDKSVQTETSQGLGKITEQKGILGPGPAELRFAEAI
- the LOC113730725 gene encoding mRNA cap guanine-N(7) methyltransferase 2-like isoform X1, producing the protein MLAGSYPSQRILSESTHHRLIEVVKTALIKIFVSPYATVCELYCGKVADEDKWDDAQIGHYIGIDVGTSGVGEVREAWESQRKSYTSDFFELEPCTEDISLHLQDKEIQADVICCLHHLQLCFETEDKAKRLLHNVSSLLKPGGYFFGITPDSSTICRLCRAKYQKNVEAYHNKSSGMKPNIVPNCIRSESYMITFEVEEEKFPFFGKKYQLKFANEISAETHCLVHFPSLIRLAREAGLEYVEIQNLTDFYDDNRAQFAGMLQDSGHNFVDPRGRLLPRSYDVLGLFTTFIFQKPDPDIGPPLMTPVLEDGSHNNDEGDWLGNGWGDDDKSVQTETSQGLGKITEQKGILGPGPAELRFAEAI
- the LOC113730725 gene encoding mRNA cap guanine-N(7) methyltransferase 2-like isoform X2; translated protein: MLAGSYPSQRILSESTHHRLIEVVKTALIKIFVSPYATVCELYCGKVADEDKWDDAQIGHYIGIDVGTSGVGEVREAWESQRKSYTSDFFELEPCTEDISLHLQDKEIQADVICCLHHLQLCFETEDKAKRLLHNVSSLLKPGGYFFGITPDSSTIWAKYQKNVEAYHNKSSGMKPNIVPNCIRSESYMITFEVEEEKFPFFGKKYQLKFANEISAETHCLVHFPSLIRLAREAGLEYVEIQNLTDFYDDNRAQFAGMLQDSGHNFVDPRGRLLPRSYDVLGLFTTFIFQKPDPDIGPPLMTPVLEDGSHNNDEGDWLGNGWGDDDKSVQTETSQGLGKITEQKGILGPGPAELRFAEAI